The Comamonas testosteroni genome contains the following window.
GTTGCTGATGCTTTCGGGCATCGGCCCGGCAGCGCATCTGCAGGAGATGGGGGTCGAGGTCAAGGTGGATCTGCCCGGCGTGGGCGCCAATCTGCAGGACCATGCGATTGTCCCCATGTCCTGGCGCATGAAGGCCGGCACGCCCAGCCTCAACCGCTCGCTGCGCGGCCTGGGCATCGGCGCTTCGCTCATCCAATACCTGCTGACCAGGCAGGGCGCCATGGCCATGCCGGCTTCGGAGTTTGCCGCCTGGTTCAGCAGCGATGCGAGCCTGCCCTACAACGACATCCAGATTCACGGCCTGCCCGTGACCGGCGATATCGAAGGCTATATGCAAAAGGGCAGGAGCTATCGTACCGAGGCCTTCCCCGGCATGACGATGGCGCCCTACCAGGTGCGCCCTTATTCACGCGGCCAGCTCCGGCTCAAGAGCCGCCATCCCGAGGAGCTGGCCAGCATTCGCATGAACTATCTGCATGACGAGCGTGACCGCAAGGCGCTGCTCCATGGAGTACGCATGGCCAGCAGGATTGCCCGCCAACCCGCGCTGGCCGGCCTGATCGAAACGCAGACACGCCCGGCACCTGGCCTGCAAAGCGACGAGGAGCTGCTGGACTGGATCTCCATGTACATGGGCTCGGGCCACCACGCCAGCGGCAGCTGCCGCATGGGCCATGTCACTGACCCGCGAAGCGTGGTCACGCCAGACCTCCGGGTCAAGGGCGTGCAGGGGCTGCGTGTGATCGATGCCTCGATCATGCCGCACCTGGTGTCGGGCAATACGAATGCTGCATCGGTGGTGATTGGCGACAAGGGTGCGGATCTGGTGCTGGGTCTGGCGCTTCCCGCTGCAAGGCAGTGGAATGTGGCTGCGGTGCTACCGGATGTCGCACATGTCACTGCCGTGGTTTGAGCCTTGGAAGAATGGGTGGAGACACAAAGATGAACTTCGATTTCAGTGACGACCAGAACGCATTGCGCAACGAAATACGAAAATTCCTGACCAGGGAATCGCCGCTGACGCAGGCGCGTGCCTTGCTCGAGGGCGAGGGCGAGAGTCATCATGCCCAGGACGTATGGAGCGGCATGGCCCAGTTGGGTGTGAGCAGCCTGATGCTGCCGGAGGACTGTGGCGGTATCGGCCTCGGTGCCATGGAAATGTGCGTGGTGGCCGAGGAAGTGGGCCGCCAGCTCAGCCCCGTGCCTCTGGCATCGACCATGTATCTGGCGGTGCAGGCCGTCCTGCTATCTACACAGGAGCAGTCTGCACAACGACGGCAATGGTTGCTGCCGGTTTCGGGTGGAAGCATTGGCTGCCTGGCAGCGCCGACGGACGGACAGGACCCTCCATCCGCTCTGCCCCTGTTCGACGGCAGGACCTTGAAGGGGGAATGTCCGCTGGTGGCCGACGGCATGGCCGCGCAATGGGGGGTGGCGCTGGCGCGCAATGCGACGGGTGCGGATGTGCTGGTGGCCTTCAGGTGTGACGGCTCGGTGCAGCGCAAGAAGCTCAGGACGCTGGATCCTTCCAAGCCCTATGCCTTGTTGCGCTTTGACGGCACAGCGGCCGAGCAGCTCGGCGCAGCCAGCAGCGCAGCCCAGGTGCTGGAACGCGTGCGCAATCGCGCTGCCGTGATGCTGGCCTTTGAACAGCTGGGAGCAGCCGACTCCGCGCTGGAGATGGCCTGCCGCTATGCCAGGGAGCGCAAGGCCTTTGGCCGGCCCATTGGCTCCTATCAGGGCATCAAGCACAAGCTGGCCAATCTCTACACCAACAACCAGCTGGCTCGTGCGCATTGCTACTACGGAGCCTGGGCGCTGACGGCAGACATGGCTCTGGCTGATGGTGCGCCCGAGCTGCCCGGCGCAGCCGCCGCAGCACGCGTGAGCAGCACTCAGGCGCTATCGGATGCTGCACAGGAAAACCTGCACACCCACGGCGGCATGGGCTATACATGGGAGCTGGATTGCCATCTGTTCTACCGCCGTGCGCGCCAGCAGGCCGTGGAGCTGGGCAGTATCCACGCCTGGCGCGAGCAGGTGGCGACCGAGTTGCAAAAGCGGTTGCTTGCTCCTGTGCAAGAGACGATAGTGCAGGGCTCGGCCGCAGCTGACCGCCAGTCCATGGACTTTGAGGACACGCCTGAAGAAGCCGCCTTCCGCGCCGAATGCCGCGCCTGGCTGCAAGCCAATGCCCAGCCCAAGGCAAGTGCCGATGATTACTTCGGTCGCGACATGACTGCCGAGCAGCGCATGGAAGCAGCCCGGGTCTGGCAGGGCAGGAAGGCAGCAGCGGGTTTGGGTGCGATTACCTGGCCCAAGGTGCTGGGTGGCCGTGGCGGCACGCC
Protein-coding sequences here:
- a CDS encoding GMC family oxidoreductase, yielding MDEVFDYIVIGAGSAGGTLAARLSENRQHKVLLLEGGASHQDLLVSMPSGWGQMINSPRYSWGHETEPERYAAKRRISLPRGKRLGGSSSINGMIYVRGDRADFDSWAEQGAAGWSYDELLPYFVRTEDQQRSEQEFTRPWHGRGGPLTANNLHNPHPVSLAMVQAAVQAGMPACKDFNNGHPDGAGLFQVNLKDGQRSSVAKNAIEPAMQRRNLDVRMQVLVTRIGLDGLRASTVHWKDKAGASHTARAGKEVLLCAGALQSPQLLMLSGIGPAAHLQEMGVEVKVDLPGVGANLQDHAIVPMSWRMKAGTPSLNRSLRGLGIGASLIQYLLTRQGAMAMPASEFAAWFSSDASLPYNDIQIHGLPVTGDIEGYMQKGRSYRTEAFPGMTMAPYQVRPYSRGQLRLKSRHPEELASIRMNYLHDERDRKALLHGVRMASRIARQPALAGLIETQTRPAPGLQSDEELLDWISMYMGSGHHASGSCRMGHVTDPRSVVTPDLRVKGVQGLRVIDASIMPHLVSGNTNAASVVIGDKGADLVLGLALPAARQWNVAAVLPDVAHVTAVV
- a CDS encoding acyl-CoA dehydrogenase: MNFDFSDDQNALRNEIRKFLTRESPLTQARALLEGEGESHHAQDVWSGMAQLGVSSLMLPEDCGGIGLGAMEMCVVAEEVGRQLSPVPLASTMYLAVQAVLLSTQEQSAQRRQWLLPVSGGSIGCLAAPTDGQDPPSALPLFDGRTLKGECPLVADGMAAQWGVALARNATGADVLVAFRCDGSVQRKKLRTLDPSKPYALLRFDGTAAEQLGAASSAAQVLERVRNRAAVMLAFEQLGAADSALEMACRYARERKAFGRPIGSYQGIKHKLANLYTNNQLARAHCYYGAWALTADMALADGAPELPGAAAAARVSSTQALSDAAQENLHTHGGMGYTWELDCHLFYRRARQQAVELGSIHAWREQVATELQKRLLAPVQETIVQGSAAADRQSMDFEDTPEEAAFRAECRAWLQANAQPKASADDYFGRDMTAEQRMEAARVWQGRKAAAGLGAITWPKVLGGRGGTPMQELIWRQEEGRVKVPTGMFNVSLGMVLPSVMAHASAEVLGKHVASALEGKNLWCQLLSEPGAGSDLGMVRTRAERATDGREGWIINGQKVWTSLAQFAQFGLVLTRTNPQASKFEGLTTFFLDMKSPGITVRPIRQAGGESEFNEVFFEDVFVPDSQVVGKLGGGWKVTLTGLMAERLAIGGVMPAELWRTTAGLLADHRFDGRPALQDGRLRERWADLYLKEQALWLLQCRALTALSKGRQPGPEMSGAKNVAAAALQSFSYFAIDLLGERGVLAASELGERFAMVERLWFGSAGMRIAGGTDEVVLNSIGERVLGLAAEPRTDKDLPFCELLA